The Sphingopyxis sp. TUF1 genome segment TTGCTCGCGCGCCGCCTCGCCGAAATCGCCGAAACCGCGAAAGACGCCGGCGAACAGCTCGCAGCGCAAGAAGCGGCGCTCGCCGCGCTCCCCGACGAAGCGCTTGCGCGCGCCGCGCTCGATGCCGAGGAACAGACCGCCGACCGCGCGCGCGCCGACGCCCAGGCCGCGCGCGATGCGCTCGCCGCGCACGACCGCACGCTCGCCGCGCTCAGCGAACGGCAGGCGGTCGTCAGCGCGGAGATCAAGAGCTGGAAAGCGCGCGCGGGCGAGGCCGCGCGCCGCGTCACCGAAATGGACAAGCGCGCCGACGCGCTCGCCGCCGAGGCCGCGGCGCTCGCCGGCGCCCCCGCGCGCCTCGCCGAACAGCGCACCGCCGCCGAGGCCGCGCAAGCGAGCCTGCGCGAAAAACTCGCCACCGCCGAAGCGCAGGAGCGCGCCGCCGAAGCTGCGCTCCGCGAGGCCGAAACCGCGCTGAACGCGATCCGCGAGCGCGTCGCCGCCGCGCGCGAAACGCGCGCCGGCGCCGTCGCCCGCTCCGAAAATGCTGAGCTGCGCCGCGTCGAAATGGGCCGACTGTCGGGCGAACGCTTCGAATGCCCGCCGCCGCTGCTCCCGCAAAAGGCGGGGTTCGAGAGCGACAGCGTCGGCGATGCGGACGCCGAATCGGCCGCGCATGACCGGCTGATCGCCGACCGCGAGCGGCTCGGCCCGGTCAACCTCGTCGCCGCCGACGAACTCGCCGAACTCGATGCCGAACGCGAAAAAAACGCCGCCGAGATCGAGGAGCTGACGCAGGCGGTGCATCGCCTCCGCGGGTCCATCGGCAATCTCAATCGCGAGGGCCGTGTCCGCCTGCTCGCGGCGTTCGAGGCGGTGAACACGCATTTCCAGCGCCTCTTCACCACGCTCTTCAACGGCGGGCAGGCGCATCTCGAACTCGTCGATTCGGACGATCCGCTCGAAGCCGGGCTCGAAATCATGGCGCAGCCGCCGGGCAAGCGGCTCGGCACGCTCACCCTCTTGTCGGGCGGCGAACAGGCGCTGACCGCGGTCGCGCTGATCTTCGGCCTCTTCCTCACGAACCCCGCGCCGATCTGCGTCCTCGACGAAGTCGACGCGCCGCTCGACGACGCGAATATCGAGCGCTTCTGCGACCTGCTCGACCGCATGGCGCGCGAAACCAACACCCGCTACCTGATCGTCACCCACAATGCCGTGACAATGGCGCGGATGCACCGCCTGTTCGGCGTGACCATGATCGAGCGCGGCGTCAGCCGCCTAGTGTCGGTGGACCTAGGCGGCGCGGAGGAGTTGCTCGCGGCGGAGTAGGATTGACAATTTTTGTAACTACATTAAATTATTCGAGCCCACCCCCGAAAGGCTCGTATCGTCTGCACTTGGCGAGCGGGATATAGGGTGGTGGCGATGAAAATTGCTTATGATGAGCGAAAGCGCCAATGGACGCTTCTGGAACGCGGTCTGGATTTCGCCGACGCCAGCAAGGTTTTCGAGGCAGATTATCTGGAGTTTCTCGACGATAGACAAGATTATGGCGAAGATCGTTACATCGTTTACGGAGAACTTGAAGGTCGGGCTGTCGCGATCGTCTGGACGCTACGCAACGATACCCGCCGCATCATTTCGATGAGATATGTCCATGACGAAGAACTCAAAGCCCGCCGAAAAGCCTTGGATTGATCCGGACGATGCACCCGAATGGACGGAGGATCATTTTCGCCGCGCAGCCGTTTACGAGAATGGCAAGCTGGTCAAGCCCGCGGACGGCACCTGGACCAAACCCGGCCGCCCCAAATCCGCCGACCCCAAACAACAGGTGACGCTCCGCCTCGACAGCATCGTCCTCGAAAAATTCCGCGCCATGGGGCCGCGCTGGCAGAGCCGCATCAACGCCGAGCTGCGCAAGGCGCTGGGGCTTTAGGGCGCCATCCCCACGACCAGCATTGTCGCGAACACCAGCAGCCCGGCGAAGCGGTTGCTGCGGAATTTTGCCAGCGCATCCTCGCCGCTCGCGACATCGAGCGTCACCACCTGCCCCGTCAACTGCACCGCCGCAGGAAGCAGTGCGGCCAGCACCAGCGGGTCGGGCCGCACCGCCCACAGCGCGCCGCCCCAGAGGCCGAGCGCCGCGGCATAGCAGAGCGCGACCCCGCCCTTCACCTGTCCGCCCATCGCGCGCGCGCTCGATTTGACGCCGACGAGCATATCGTCCTCGATGTCCTGGAGCGCATAGATGGTGTCATATCCGATTACCCACGCGATGCAGCCGGCATAGAGCAGCGGCAACGCCAGCCCCTGAACGCCGCCCACCGCGACCCATGCGACGAGCGCCCCCCAACTGAATACCAGCCCCAGCCACGCCTGCGGCCACCAGGTGATGCGCTTCATAAAGGGATAGGCAGCGACGAGGATCAGGCTCGCGAGCGCGACGATCTGCGCCGGCCCCGGCAGCTGAAGAAGCACGAGCAGCCCGACGAGCGCGAGCAGCACCGTCCACAGCCCGGCGTTCCGCACCGATACCGCCCCGCTCGCCACCGGGCGCGACGCGGTACGCGCCACTTTCGCGTCGAGGTCGCGATCGACGATGTCGTTATAGACGCACCCCGCCCCGCGCATCGCGATCGCCCCGAGCAGGAACCACAACAATAGCGGCCAATGGCTGACCGCTCCGCCGCCGAGCGCGACGCCGAACGCGCACGGCCAATAGAGCAGCCACCAGCCGATCGGCCGGTCGAAGCGAGCAAGCAGCGCATAGGGCCGCGCCGCGGCAGGAAGCCATGCGATCAGGCCGCTAAGCTGGCTGTCGGGAGGGTGAGTGGTCGTCATTGTTTCGCGCGCGATAGCAGGCGAGCGCGCGCGAATAAATGGCCGATCGCCCCGTCGGAGCGCGCCGTCAGTCGTCGCAGGTGGCGGGGGTGCCCGGCGCCTTCACACCCGACAGGTCGCGCGCCTCGCGAACATTATAGGCGGCGGTCGACCGGATGGTCCGCGGGCCCAGCCAGGCGCCGAACAGGAGGGGCTGATATTCATAGGTCACTTCGACGAACATGATCGCGGTGCCCGCCGCCGCTTTCACTTCGCGGCCCGCCGGCCCCATGCCGGGAAAACCCGTACCCGTCGCGCCGGTGCCCTCGACGCCATAGGCCGATGCGACCTCCAGATTACCGAAACAGCGCTGCCATTTGATCGTCTGCCCGCCATCATTATTTCGCTGAAGGCTCGACAGGATGATGCGGCCGTTATTTTCAAAACCCAGTCCCGCCACCTGCCGTTCGGCGCCGGCGAACACCTCGTTGATGTCGATCTCGCGCACCTGCGGCTGCGTCAGATTGCTGCCCGCGGCGATACGCGCGGCATTGTCGGCAGTGTTCAGCCCCAGCTGGCTGACGCGTGTGTGCGCCAGCGTCAGGTTGGCAATTTCGAGCCCGCCGAAGCCGACGAGTATCAGGAAAGGAATGGAAAAGGCCATTTCCAGCATCACCGAACCGCGGTTGCTTTGCGCCAGGCGCCGCATGGTTCGCCGCATCCGGCGGCGGAATTCGACAGGGCCGGTCATCCGCATATCTCCGGCTCGACCTCGCCGCCGGCGGCAAAGGGCTGGTTGCGCAGCAGCGTCGTCGAGCTCAGCGTCGCATATTGCGACTGTCCCAGCATCCGCCACAGGGGCAAAACCCGGTCGAACCGCATCGATACCGTATATTGGACCACGTCGTCGGCGCCGCCATTGCCCTGCCGGCCGCCATCCTCCCAGCAATCGATGGGCGATGGATCCTGAAGGCCGTTGCCGTTCGAATCGACCCAGCGCGGCGGCCGGATATCGCTGTAATCGTCGAAAACGCGGCGATTGAAGGTCACCGTGGCGTTTGCAAACACCTTCTTTACCTGTGCCTCGACCGTATCGTCGAGCGCGCTCTGGTCGGCGGCAAACCCCTCGAGCGTCGCATCGCGCCCGGCCTTTGCCACAACGCCCTGCAACACCTGTTGCGCATACATTTGCCAGCAAAAATCGAAGATGCCGAGCAGGATCATCAGGAACACCGGCGCCGTCAGCGCGAACTCGACGAAAGCGGTGCCGCGCTCGCTTTTCCGCAGGCGGCGGATCAGGCGACGCGTCGGGAACGCAGCGCGGGTCATTGCGACAGCCTCAGCTTGGAAATCTGCCGCGCGATCGCCTGGAACTGCTCGTTGAGCTGGGCGGCATTGTCGGCCTCGAACGCCTGCCCGGAAGACGCGCAACTATTAAGGGTGCTGTTGCTGCCGACCCCGAACGACACGACCCAGATCGTCATCCCGCGCTGGCGCGCCGAACGGCACAATTGGACAAAGCGGTTGTTGTGGCGCGCGATCGCATTGCTGTCGCTGGTCGCGCCGATGCGGTTCATCGCGCTTTCCTGCCCCTGATGCGACAAGTTCGCGCGCGGCGTGTTCATCTCACCATCGGTCATGAAAACGATGTGGCGACTGATGGGTCGGCCGTTGGCCGCGGTGGCATTCTCCTCCGCGAAAAGACCGGTCGGAGAAATCAGCCTCGCGCCCCACGCCATCCCGGCGTCGTGATAGGTGTAGCCCTTCGGTTGCAGCGTAGCGATATAGTTGGCGAAAGTATTCCGGTCGGCGCTGGTCATGGTGGTCAGATTCATCGCGCGCGCCGGGCAGGCCGCGTAATCGCCGCCCTTTTCCAGAAAGTTCGTGCTGTCCGTAGTGGATGTATAGGGTGCGGGCGTCGACCGTGAATAGGTCACCGCCGGCAGGAACACCTTCCATTGCGTGTCGACCGCGTCTTCACCAACGGTCGTCGGCTTCATATCGATATCCATATCATAGGCATCGCTGGGCGCAGTTTCATTTGATGCGAACGGCGTAGTCGCACGTTCCATCAAACAGCCCTGCCAGGTCGTGGAGATCGACACACCCTTATCGCCAGTGTCGGTCGTCAGAGGGTTGCCCATTTTCACGTTTGCGACCGGAAATTCACGGTCCTTATAGTCATATTTGCCATCAAAAACGTCGACCCGCGTTTCGGTAACCGTCGTGATGAAATGGCGCGTGAAGTAAGCGTTCTTATATTGCAGTCTGCATTTATTGCTCGACCACGTATAGCGATAGGTACGAAACGTATATTCCTGTTCAGTGTCGTAGGTTGTAACGCGCTTATCTCCGCTCTCGTACACCGAAGCATTGCTGTAATCGGGCGCGTTGCTAGGCGACGGGCTGGTATCGGCAGGCGGGTTCAGTGCGGTGCAGGCCGCAGAATTCTTGGCAGATACGGTGCCATTATTCGTCCAGCTGGAATCATAAGTGGTCGCGCTGTCGGTATATTCGTCGCTGGGGTCATAAATCGGGTTGGCATATTCCTGCCGGAACTTCGCCAAGCGCGATGGCAGCATCACGGTGTTGGCAATCCAGTCCGGATTTTTCGCAATCAATATGGATCCAACATTTACGGACGAACTGTAAGGAACGACGCCAAAGCGCAAACGTCCGTCGCCGACGTCGGCGGTCGTCAACGTGTCGAAAAAGTCGATCGCAGCAGTCCGCAGCCCCTGAATTTTGCTGACCGTATCGCCCGAATTTGTGCTGGACATCGACCCCGTCACGTCGAGTACAAGCATGACATCGACGTTCGATATTTCCAGCTTCGCTGTGCAATCGACCGACAGGCGGAACTCGTCCTTGCCGAACATGAACATCAGCGAGGTCGGCAGGACCGCCGACGCCTGTCCGGCAACGTCAGAAGCATTGATCGCTTCTGAGGAAAAGAGGATGCCCGACGCGCCATATTTGGCTTCGGGGAAGTTGAAGTTGAACATCTTGTCGGCTTCGGCCTCGGCCGCTTCGTCATAGGTCGCGCCGCCCATTGCGCGGCGCCCGGCGAGCACACCGGCATCACACGCCTGCTGCAGGCGCAGCTGCGTCATATAGGCGCGGCCGATATCGACCGCCGACCCTACAAAGCCGATCACCGGAATGATCGCCGCGGCTGTCAGCATGAAGGCGTTGCCGCGTTGGTCGCTAATCAGCGATTTGGTACCGGCGCGCAGCCGGGCGGTCCAGGTCCCTCGCATGGTCTAACCCCTCTTCGGCCCGCGGCATTCCCCAACCGATGTGCCGCTGGTAATCTCGCACCTAGGGGGACAACGCTTACCAAAATGCTAATCGGCACGACGCCAAACGCGATGAATCTGCGGTTCTGGCCCGGATCGGGACGGATTTGCGCAACCGGCAGCGAAAGATGCACAAATCGTCGCTCTCTGCTATCGCGCGCCATGCCTGCGACTCCAGCGTGGCCGCCCGCCAGCACGCCCCGCCTGTTTATCGACGCGCCGCTCGGTGCCGACAGTATGCCGATGATCGACGGCGCCGCGGCCCATTATCTGCTCGGCGTGATGCGCCTGAAGGCGGGCGATCCCGTGCTGCTGTTCGACAATCGAAGCGGCGAGTGGCTGGCGGTCATTGACGATGCGACCAGACGGTCGGCAACGCTGCGCATCGACCGGCACCTGCGCGACATCGAAGCGGTTCCCGACCTCTGGCTCTGTTTTGCGCCGGTGAAGAAAGCGCGGCTCGACTGGATCATCGAAAAGGCGACC includes the following:
- a CDS encoding TadE/TadG family type IV pilus assembly protein, which encodes MTRAAFPTRRLIRRLRKSERGTAFVEFALTAPVFLMILLGIFDFCWQMYAQQVLQGVVAKAGRDATLEGFAADQSALDDTVEAQVKKVFANATVTFNRRVFDDYSDIRPPRWVDSNGNGLQDPSPIDCWEDGGRQGNGGADDVVQYTVSMRFDRVLPLWRMLGQSQYATLSSTTLLRNQPFAAGGEVEPEICG
- a CDS encoding BrnT family toxin — translated: MKIAYDERKRQWTLLERGLDFADASKVFEADYLEFLDDRQDYGEDRYIVYGELEGRAVAIVWTLRNDTRRIISMRYVHDEELKARRKALD
- a CDS encoding BrnA antitoxin family protein, which produces MTKNSKPAEKPWIDPDDAPEWTEDHFRRAAVYENGKLVKPADGTWTKPGRPKSADPKQQVTLRLDSIVLEKFRAMGPRWQSRINAELRKALGL
- a CDS encoding TadE/TadG family type IV pilus assembly protein, whose product is MTGPVEFRRRMRRTMRRLAQSNRGSVMLEMAFSIPFLILVGFGGLEIANLTLAHTRVSQLGLNTADNAARIAAGSNLTQPQVREIDINEVFAGAERQVAGLGFENNGRIILSSLQRNNDGGQTIKWQRCFGNLEVASAYGVEGTGATGTGFPGMGPAGREVKAAAGTAIMFVEVTYEYQPLLFGAWLGPRTIRSTAAYNVREARDLSGVKAPGTPATCDD
- the ubiA gene encoding 4-hydroxybenzoate octaprenyltransferase produces the protein MTTTHPPDSQLSGLIAWLPAAARPYALLARFDRPIGWWLLYWPCAFGVALGGGAVSHWPLLLWFLLGAIAMRGAGCVYNDIVDRDLDAKVARTASRPVASGAVSVRNAGLWTVLLALVGLLVLLQLPGPAQIVALASLILVAAYPFMKRITWWPQAWLGLVFSWGALVAWVAVGGVQGLALPLLYAGCIAWVIGYDTIYALQDIEDDMLVGVKSSARAMGGQVKGGVALCYAAALGLWGGALWAVRPDPLVLAALLPAAVQLTGQVVTLDVASGEDALAKFRSNRFAGLLVFATMLVVGMAP
- a CDS encoding pilus assembly protein TadG-related protein, with the protein product MRGTWTARLRAGTKSLISDQRGNAFMLTAAAIIPVIGFVGSAVDIGRAYMTQLRLQQACDAGVLAGRRAMGGATYDEAAEAEADKMFNFNFPEAKYGASGILFSSEAINASDVAGQASAVLPTSLMFMFGKDEFRLSVDCTAKLEISNVDVMLVLDVTGSMSSTNSGDTVSKIQGLRTAAIDFFDTLTTADVGDGRLRFGVVPYSSSVNVGSILIAKNPDWIANTVMLPSRLAKFRQEYANPIYDPSDEYTDSATTYDSSWTNNGTVSAKNSAACTALNPPADTSPSPSNAPDYSNASVYESGDKRVTTYDTEQEYTFRTYRYTWSSNKCRLQYKNAYFTRHFITTVTETRVDVFDGKYDYKDREFPVANVKMGNPLTTDTGDKGVSISTTWQGCLMERATTPFASNETAPSDAYDMDIDMKPTTVGEDAVDTQWKVFLPAVTYSRSTPAPYTSTTDSTNFLEKGGDYAACPARAMNLTTMTSADRNTFANYIATLQPKGYTYHDAGMAWGARLISPTGLFAEENATAANGRPISRHIVFMTDGEMNTPRANLSHQGQESAMNRIGATSDSNAIARHNNRFVQLCRSARQRGMTIWVVSFGVGSNSTLNSCASSGQAFEADNAAQLNEQFQAIARQISKLRLSQ